CATATATATGATGCTCTACAATATCTAGAAACTTACCAATTTGATTTGTTGCCCATTGTCAACAAGCAAAAGGAATATGTGGGAGTTATTACTCAGAAGGATTTATTGAGATCGATAAACCAAACCTTATCCAATCAAGATAAAGGTGCTATCATTGTTCTTGAAATGGAAGATAGAGATAATAGCCTGACCCATGTAGCTCATATTATAGAGTCTGAAAACACCAAGATATTAAGTACAGGGATTCATCCTATTGAGAATTCGACCAAGGTTGAGTTAACCATAAAGGTAAACAAAAACAATATTTCATCGGTTTTAGCTTCTTTATGGCGCCATGATTATGTTGTGAAAGCTACTTTTAATGATGGATCAGACCAGAATGACATCCAAGAGCGTTATAATCTTTTGATGAATTATTTGAATATTTAATACCTAGAAATTCTCATCTTTGCGCAAAATATTATTTAAAGCATGAAAGAGCTGTCCATAGCAGTATACGGTCGAGAGTTTAATCAATCCGTCATCGGATACGTTGTTGAGCTGTTCACCTATCTGCGTGAAAGAAATGTTAATGTTTATATCCATCATGACTTCCACAGCTTTCTTAAGCGATTGTGCAAACTAGATTTTACCTTTAAAAAATTCAAGTCGCATAAAGATCTGCCTAGTGATATTGCGTTTATGCTTAGTTTGGGTGGTGATGGCACCATGCTTTCAGCAGCAACATTAATTAAAGACTCAGGCATTCCTTTGGCAGGGATCAATTTTGGTCGTTTGGGATTTTTGGCCAATATTTCCAAGAACCATATTGAGGATGCTTTGGACCAAATCTTATCCAATAATTATCAGATCCAAAAAAGAGCCTTATTACAGGTAGAGAGTTCTGATGGAACTTTTATTAAAGGTGAGGATTTTGCTTTAAATGACATCACTGTTTTCAGATCAGATTCTTCGGCCATGATCACGGTGCATGCAGTTTTAGATGATGAGCTGTTGAACTCTTATTGGGCAGATGGCTTGATAATAGCTACTCCAACCGGATCTACAGCGTATTCATTGAGCTGTGGTGGCCCTATCATTATGCCTGGCAGTGGAAATTTTGTTATTACTCCTATTTCTCCTCACAACTTGAACGTAAGGCCTATTGTCGTTAATGAAAACATGACATTGCGTCTGGAAATAGAAAGCCGTACTGAAAAGTACATTCTGAGTTGTGATTCAAAAAGTCACACATTAAGCACAAAAACAAGCCTTACCATCACTAAAGCGCCTTTCAGCATTAATTTAATCCGTCTTCAGAACGATCAATATTTTGGTATTTTGAGAGAGAAATTACTATGGGGTATCGATGTTCGCAATTATTAATTTTAATGTGCAAACAGCTATTATCCATAATTTTTATATTGGGATTTCTTTAAAAGCCTTATCTTTACGATAAATTCTATAAGTATTGGTACCATATCATTTATTTAACCGTTTCATTTTTCAGCAGATGCCTTTGAAATCATATTTTGAGTTGATGACGGTTAATAAATATTCAATGCATTAATTTCATATTATCTAATGAGTTTTAAAGATAAAATAGATAAAACTAGATTACCCCAGCATATTGCGATTATCATGGATGGTAACGGCCGGTGGGCAAAAGAGAAGGGAGAACTTCGGGTATTTGGCCACAAAAATGGTGTTACTGCCGTTCGGGAAGCATTAGAGGCTTCCGTTGAGATTGGTCTTTCCTATCTTACCCTTTATGCTTTTTCAACTGAGAATTGGAACCGACCTCAATTTGAAGTTGACGCCCTGATGGAGCTATTAGTAAACTCATTAAACCAAGAATTACCAACCTTTCAAGAGAATAATATTCGCGTGAACAGCATTGGCAGAATGTCTGATCTTCCAGGGCATTGCCAAGTAACTTTACAGTCAACCATTGAACAAACCAAGAACAATACAGGCTGCACATTGACCTTAGCATTGAGCTATGGATCGCGCCAGGAGATCTTGGATGCTACAAAATCAATTGCTGAAAAAGTTAAAAAAGGTGAAATTTCTCTAGAGGATATTAACGAAGACTTATTCAGCAAAAATCTCTATACCTATGATCTTCCCGACCCTGATTTATTGATCAGAACCAGCGGTGAAGAGCGCATAAGCAACTATATGTTATGGCAAATAGCTTATTCTGAGCTGTTTTTCCTACCTATGATGTGGCCTGAATTCTCCAGAGAGACTTTATTTGAGTGTATTTATTTATATCAAAATAGAGAAAGAAGATTTGGGAAAACTAGTGAACAATTATAAGAAATCATTACTTTTGCAACATTTTGATTCCGGCAGGTATAATGTCAGGAATTCGTAATATTTCTTTTAACAAAAATTAACAAGACTTTGCTGTACTTTAGCAGACATAATAAAAAGTAAATGAAGCGTATAATTAAACTTTCTATTTTACTCACCCTCTTAATTTGCAATTTCGCGCAGGCTCAGATAACAGGAAATAGGCCTTTGAATTTGAACAATCCAGATGACATCAGTTATTTGGACCCTAAAAACTATGTTATCGGTGGAGTAACAGTATCCGGAGCAAAATATCTAGATTCCGAAGTACTGATCACGATTTCAAAATTATCGGTGGGACAATACATAGAGGTTCCTAGCGAACAGACCTCGAACGTAATTAAAGACTTAATGTCACAAAACCTGTTCGAAGATGTTCAGTTATATGCTACTAAGATCGAAGGGGAAACAATCTTCTTAGAAATCAGGGTTGTTGAAAGACCAAGACTTACAAGAGTAGATATTAATGGCTTAAGTAAATCTCAAACTGAGGAAGTTCGTAAGCGATTAAATACCAACGCTGGTAAAATCGTTAATGATAACTTACTACTTACAACCAAGACTACCATTGAAAAATTCCTAAGAGAAAAATCTTATTTATATCCAGACATTACGATTACAACTAAGCCTGATTCAGGACAAGCAAACAATGAAATCGTAATTGTAGATGTAGAAAGAAACAAAAAAATCAAAGTTAACAGCATCAACTTTACCGGAAACGAAGAGTTCAGCGACAAACAGCTAACGAAATTCATGAAAGGTGTTCGTCCTAGAGCATGGTTCAGAGTATTTGGTCCGGGTAAATTCAAGGATGACAAATACGAAGAAGCAAAAACTAACCTAGTTGCAAAAATGCAAGATAAAGGTTTCCGTGATGCTCAGATTATTAAAGATACTGTGAGACGTCATGACAACAATGAAGTAGCTATTGATTTGGATGTCTATGAAGGTCCTAAATATTACGTAGGTGATATTACATGGTCTGGAAACTCCAAATTCAAGGATTCTGTATTGAATATCTTATTAGGTATCAAACGTGGAGATATCTATAGCGAGGAAAAATTGAACTCAAAATTGAGTGGTCCTACAAGGAACTCTGACGATATCGCAGCAATCTATCAAAATGATGGTTACTTGACGTTCAATGTTCAGCCGGTTATCAAACGTATCCATCAAGATACTATCGATTTGGACATCCAGATGTTTGAAGGAAAGCAGTATACGATCAATAACGTAATCTTAAAAGGAAATGATGTAACGAATGACCGAGTGGTATTACGTTCTATCTATACAAAACCGGGTCAGAAATATTCTAGAGAGTTATTGGTTAGAAGTGTTAGGGAGATTTCTCAATTAGGAATGTTTGATGAGCAAAAGGTTAACCCTATGCCAACCAACTTGAACTATGAAGAAGGAACAACTGATATTGAATTCTCAGTTGCGGAAAAACCATCAGACCAAGTTGAATTATCAGGTGGTTATGGTGCAGGCCAGGTTATCGGTACTTTGGGTTTGAATTTCAACAACTTCTCAACGAGCAATTTCTTCAAAAAAGAATCTTGGAAACCACTTCCTAGAGGTGATGGTCAGAAATTGAGTATCCGTGGTCAGACTTCAGGAAAACGTTATCAATCCTACAGTTTCTCATTCTCTGAGCCATGGTTAGGTGGTAAAAAACCTATTTACTTTGGTTTGAGTGCTTATATTTCGAATTCACAATACCAACGTTATAACTGGGAATCTAACCGTTATGAAGATTACGAGGGTATTCCAAAAATCAAGATGCACGGTGTTACCGCAACATTAGGTAAGCGTTTGCAATGGCCAGACAACTATTTTCAAATCAATAGTTCTCTATCTTACCAACGCTATTTATTGGATAACTACGGTGGTATCTTTTTATTCTCTGATGGTACTGCTTATAACATTAACTTTACTCAAGAGATCAGCAGAAACTCTATTGATGCTCCTATTTACCCGACATCAGGATCACACATTAAATTCAGTGTTCAGTTGACTCCTCCGTATTCATTATGGAACAACATCAACTATGAAACTGCGCCTGATGCAGAGAAGTTCAAGTTTACGGAGTACCACAAGTGGAAATTTGACTCTCAATGGTATACTAAAATTGCAGGTAAATTAGTTTTGAAAGCCCAAGCGCAATTTGGTTATTTGGGAAGATATAATTCAGAAACAATTGTTTCACCATTCGAGCGTTTTAAATTAGGTGGTGATGGTATGCAAGGATTTGACTTCTTACAAGGTTCTGAAATTATTGCGATGCGTGGATATGCAAATGGTGCATTGATTCCAGCTTCTACAGGTAGCAATCAACAAAATATTGCCATTCGTTCGGGTAGCCCTATCTATGCTAAATATCAGCTAGAATTACGTCATCCAATTATGTTGAACGATCAAGCGACTGTATTTGCTTTGGCTTTTGCAGAAGCAGGTAATACTTGGAATAAATTTGATGAAGTAAATCCGTTCAAGGTTCGTCGTACAGTTGGTGTTGGAGCACGTATCTTCTTACCTATCTTTGGTATGCTGGGTATTGACTATGGTCATGCTTTAGATCCTATCCCTGGATTGACTACTGATCAGTGGAAGCAAAACTTCACCTTCAGTATTATCCAAAATATGGGCGGGTTCTAATTAAACTTTTTAACATTTAAATTGTCTTAAACATAGAATTTAAAAAAATAATATGTCGATGAAAAGAATAGCAATAATAATCGTGATGTTAACTATGATGGGTTCAGTATCATTTGCCCAAAAATTAGCATATGTAGATTCAGAGTATGTCATGAAACATATCCCTGAATATAATTCAGCGATCAAACAGATGGATGATCAGTCAAAACAATGGCAAGCTGAGGTCGATAGACAATATGACGAGATAGAGCGTATGTATCAGGCATACCAAAAAGATCAAGCGAATTTAAATGCAGATATGCGCAGACGTCGTGAAGATGAAATCGTGAACAAAGAAAAAGCAGTGAAGGAATTCCAACGCACTAAATTTGGTATGGATGGTGATCTTTTCAAACAGCGCGAAAACTTGATGAAACCTATTCAAGCAAAGGTTAGCAAAGCAATTCAAGATGTAGCTACTGCTGGTCAGTTTGATTTTATCATGGACAAAAGAAGCGAAAATAGCTTCTTGTATGCGAATCCAAGCTTGGATAAAAGTAACGATGTTATCACTAAACTAGGATTGAGACCCAATCCCTCTTTAGCGAACTAATATTTTTTATTATAATTGCAATCTAATTTTATTATTCAACACATAAAAACAACAGAAAATTACTTATATCAGAAAATATAAGACTAACAAAAACAGCATGAAAAATTTATTGAAAAGTGTAGTATTAGCATCTGGAATTTTATTGGCGGGTACTGCTGCCAATGCACAACAAAAAATTGGACACATCAACACAGCAGAAATTGTTCAGTCTACAAATGAATTTAAAGCTGCTGAAGCACAAATGAAAACCTTGAGCGAAACTAAGCAACAAGAGATTCAAGGCATGATCAGCGAGTACCAAAAAGAACAGAACAATGCCAACGAAAAGTTGAGAAACCGTAGCGAAGCTAACAAAGAAACTGTAGATGCTGAAGTTCAAACTATCGCTACTAAAATGCGTGACATGGAAACACGTATCCAAGGTGTTCAACAAGCTGCACAAGAAGAAATCGGTAAAAAACAACAAGAGTTATATGCTCCTATTGAGCAAAAAGTAATGACTGCAATCAATACTGTAGCTAAAGAAAAAGGTTATGCTTATGTATTAGACATCTCTAACGGTGGAGTTCCTTACTTCCAAGGTGGTGATGACTTAACTGCAGAAATCAAAGCTAAATTAGGTGTAAGCGCAACAGCTGCTCCAGCTGCTGCTCCTAAAAAATAATTCCAGTTTTTTTAAGACACAAAAAAGGATCAACCCTGCGGTTGATCCTTTTTTGTGTCTTTAACTTTCCTTTATCATAGGTTTCCTCTCTTCATCTCATCCATGGCATAATTGGC
The Sphingobacterium daejeonense genome window above contains:
- a CDS encoding CBS domain-containing protein — encoded protein: MYIGENISTLYTEVHPNDSVSATLDKVNELHFHQLPVVKGKEYLGLITEEDLLSAEDEDTLIKEMKFTFPFIYLYDYQHIYDALQYLETYQFDLLPIVNKQKEYVGVITQKDLLRSINQTLSNQDKGAIIVLEMEDRDNSLTHVAHIIESENTKILSTGIHPIENSTKVELTIKVNKNNISSVLASLWRHDYVVKATFNDGSDQNDIQERYNLLMNYLNI
- a CDS encoding NAD kinase, with protein sequence MKELSIAVYGREFNQSVIGYVVELFTYLRERNVNVYIHHDFHSFLKRLCKLDFTFKKFKSHKDLPSDIAFMLSLGGDGTMLSAATLIKDSGIPLAGINFGRLGFLANISKNHIEDALDQILSNNYQIQKRALLQVESSDGTFIKGEDFALNDITVFRSDSSAMITVHAVLDDELLNSYWADGLIIATPTGSTAYSLSCGGPIIMPGSGNFVITPISPHNLNVRPIVVNENMTLRLEIESRTEKYILSCDSKSHTLSTKTSLTITKAPFSINLIRLQNDQYFGILREKLLWGIDVRNY
- a CDS encoding isoprenyl transferase, whose product is MSFKDKIDKTRLPQHIAIIMDGNGRWAKEKGELRVFGHKNGVTAVREALEASVEIGLSYLTLYAFSTENWNRPQFEVDALMELLVNSLNQELPTFQENNIRVNSIGRMSDLPGHCQVTLQSTIEQTKNNTGCTLTLALSYGSRQEILDATKSIAEKVKKGEISLEDINEDLFSKNLYTYDLPDPDLLIRTSGEERISNYMLWQIAYSELFFLPMMWPEFSRETLFECIYLYQNRERRFGKTSEQL
- the bamA gene encoding outer membrane protein assembly factor BamA; the protein is MKRIIKLSILLTLLICNFAQAQITGNRPLNLNNPDDISYLDPKNYVIGGVTVSGAKYLDSEVLITISKLSVGQYIEVPSEQTSNVIKDLMSQNLFEDVQLYATKIEGETIFLEIRVVERPRLTRVDINGLSKSQTEEVRKRLNTNAGKIVNDNLLLTTKTTIEKFLREKSYLYPDITITTKPDSGQANNEIVIVDVERNKKIKVNSINFTGNEEFSDKQLTKFMKGVRPRAWFRVFGPGKFKDDKYEEAKTNLVAKMQDKGFRDAQIIKDTVRRHDNNEVAIDLDVYEGPKYYVGDITWSGNSKFKDSVLNILLGIKRGDIYSEEKLNSKLSGPTRNSDDIAAIYQNDGYLTFNVQPVIKRIHQDTIDLDIQMFEGKQYTINNVILKGNDVTNDRVVLRSIYTKPGQKYSRELLVRSVREISQLGMFDEQKVNPMPTNLNYEEGTTDIEFSVAEKPSDQVELSGGYGAGQVIGTLGLNFNNFSTSNFFKKESWKPLPRGDGQKLSIRGQTSGKRYQSYSFSFSEPWLGGKKPIYFGLSAYISNSQYQRYNWESNRYEDYEGIPKIKMHGVTATLGKRLQWPDNYFQINSSLSYQRYLLDNYGGIFLFSDGTAYNINFTQEISRNSIDAPIYPTSGSHIKFSVQLTPPYSLWNNINYETAPDAEKFKFTEYHKWKFDSQWYTKIAGKLVLKAQAQFGYLGRYNSETIVSPFERFKLGGDGMQGFDFLQGSEIIAMRGYANGALIPASTGSNQQNIAIRSGSPIYAKYQLELRHPIMLNDQATVFALAFAEAGNTWNKFDEVNPFKVRRTVGVGARIFLPIFGMLGIDYGHALDPIPGLTTDQWKQNFTFSIIQNMGGF
- a CDS encoding OmpH family outer membrane protein, producing MKRIAIIIVMLTMMGSVSFAQKLAYVDSEYVMKHIPEYNSAIKQMDDQSKQWQAEVDRQYDEIERMYQAYQKDQANLNADMRRRREDEIVNKEKAVKEFQRTKFGMDGDLFKQRENLMKPIQAKVSKAIQDVATAGQFDFIMDKRSENSFLYANPSLDKSNDVITKLGLRPNPSLAN
- a CDS encoding OmpH family outer membrane protein, translating into MKNLLKSVVLASGILLAGTAANAQQKIGHINTAEIVQSTNEFKAAEAQMKTLSETKQQEIQGMISEYQKEQNNANEKLRNRSEANKETVDAEVQTIATKMRDMETRIQGVQQAAQEEIGKKQQELYAPIEQKVMTAINTVAKEKGYAYVLDISNGGVPYFQGGDDLTAEIKAKLGVSATAAPAAAPKK